The proteins below come from a single Pichia kudriavzevii chromosome 2, complete sequence genomic window:
- a CDS encoding uncharacterized protein (PKUD0B09980; similar to Saccharomyces cerevisiae YNL322C (KRE1); ancestral locus Anc_3.18) codes for MHLWHILLHLVSLLLAAAHAADPPNALTTTTGKTTLATVTTDTAATADPDYVPVKTPDTTKHYDFTFTTATAVPTLHKTTSVSPTIVWITTTSGAVTVVYSSGWVQTFTDMYSTVQSVPTGSIGLGTLKGTVGTQRRYITVSAIGKT; via the coding sequence ATGCATCTCTGGCACATTCTACTTCATCTGGTCTCCCTCCTCCTGGCTGCAGCCCACGCCGCAGACCCGCCAAATGCTCTCACAACTACAACTGGTAAAACAACTCTCGCAACAGTCACCACAGACACGGCAGCAACGGCGGACCCCGACTACGTCCCCGTTAAAACCCCAGACACCACCAAACACTACGATTTCACCTTCACCACTGCAACCGCAGTGCCTACCCTCCACAAGACAACATCCGTGTCTCCGACAATTGTGTGGATCACAACCACCAGCGGAGCAGTAACAGTGGTATACTCCTCGGGATGGGTCCAGACATTCACTGACATGTACAGTACCGTGCAGAGCGTCCCCACGGGCAGTATAGGATTGGGCACCCTCAAGGGGACAGTGGGCACCCAGAGGAGGTACATCACTGTGAGCGCCATTGGCAAAACTTAA
- a CDS encoding uncharacterized protein (PKUD0B09990; similar to Saccharomyces cerevisiae YOL139C (CDC33); ancestral locus Anc_3.20), which translates to MSTEELNNATKDLSLDEKKDVTALENPAEFNVKHPLNSTWTLWYTKPAVDNTESWADLLKPVVTFNTVEEFWGIFHAIPKVNELPLKSDYHLFRGDIKPEWEDSQNSDGGKWFCQFKGKREDMNELWTRTLLSVIGETIEKAETETNEVNGVVFNVRRGTCKIGLWTKSCDEERLRAIGEVFKKVLKLGDEDKIEFIRHKDSDNRNAKPMIIM; encoded by the coding sequence ATGTCTACTGAAGAATTAAACAACGCAACAAAGGATTTGTCCCTTGATGAGAAGAAAGACGTTACTGCTTTAGAAAACCCTGCAGAATTCAACGTCAAACACCCACTAAACTCCACATGGACCTTATGGTACACCAAGCCAGCAGTTGACAACACCGAAAGCTGGGCCGATTTGTTAAAGCCAGTTGTTACTTTCAATACCGTCGAGGAGTTCTGGGGGATCTTCCATGCGATTCCCAAGGTCAATGAGTTGCCATTAAAGTCGGACTACCATTTATTCAGGGGCGACATCAAGCCAGAATGGGAAGACTCTCAGAATTCCGATGGTGGTAAATGGTTCTGTCAATTCAAGGGCAAAAGAGAAGACATGAACGAGCTCTGGACCAGAACCTTATTGAGTGTCATTGGTGAGACGATTGAGAAGGCGGAAACCGAAACCAACGAAGTTAACGGTGTTGTTTTCAACGTCAGAAGAGGTACTTGTAAGATTGGTTTATGGACCAAGTCATGTGATGAGGAAAGATTGAGAGCTATTGGTGAGGTTTTCAAGAAGGTTCTCAAGTTGGGCGATGAGGATAAGATTGAGTTTATAAGACACAAGGATTCTGACAATAGAAATGCCAAGCCAATGATTATTATGTAA
- a CDS encoding uncharacterized protein (PKUD0B10000; Pfam Domains: PRP38(2e-18)) produces the protein MEETPPKRHTIIVDRGLASGGQRAHGLNRVLLMEKILREKVLDSQYWHVKASQLQFYGLLKECVLHVGCVGTYENSAKTKTTKFVALLLRLLQLAEIPKDVVEWLVVGDHGHVYLSVLFMVYVRLVFEDSAEIWKLLERKYNEYDKVRYIENGRVTDRHIDEIADGLLMESHFVDMTLPRLVRRWVLEEKGQLEERESLLADEFEEMVEKLEQEEQQKES, from the coding sequence ATGGAAGAGACTCCCCCAAAGAGACATACAATCATTGTTGACAGAGGACTAGCCAGTGGTGGCCAGCGTGCGCACGGGCTCAACCGAGTGCTCCTTATGGAGAAGATTTTGCGAGAGAAGGTACTTGATAGCCAGTATTGGCATGTGAAGGCGTCGCAGCTCCAGTTCTATGGATTGTTGAAGGAGTGTGTCTTACACGTGGGTTGCGTTGGAACTTATGAGAATTCGGCCAAGACGAAAACAACCAAGTTTGTAGCATTGTTATTACGGTTATTACAACTTGCCGAGATCCCCAAGGATGTTGTCGAATGGCTGGTTGTTGGAGACCACGGACACGTTTATCTTTCGGTACTGTTTATGGTGTATGTGAGACTCGTATTTGAGGACAGTGCggaaatttggaaattgttggaGAGAAAATACAACGAATATGACAAAGTACGATACATTGAGAATGGCAGAGTTACAGATCGACACATTGACGAGATAGCCGATGGACTCCTAATGGAGTCGCATTTCGTAGACATGACGCTTCCACGGCTTGTGAGGCGGTGGGTGCTAGAGGAGAAGGGGCAACTAGAAGAGAGGGAGAGTCTACTGGCGGACGAGTTTGAAGAGATGGTTGAGAAGCTCGAGCAAGAGGAGCAACAGAAAGAATCTTGA